The following is a genomic window from Aeromonas sp. FDAARGOS 1405.
GCGCCATGCTGGTCTTCGTCTGTAATTTGGTGGCGGAAAACGGCCCTGCCAGCCAACTTGATCTGATGAGTCAGTGTCGCTGGCTGGAGTCTCGGGTCGGCCAGGGTCGGCTGGATGCCATCTTGGCACCACAGGGCTCGAGTGATGCGGGGGACTGGCAAGGGCGAGTGATCGAAGCCGAGCTGGGCGAGCTTGAGCTGCCCCATCGGCACGATCGGTTGAAGCTGAAACTGGCGCTGGACCGAATCATCCAGCAACTGCTCAACCAGCGTTAGGCAACGGTCACGGCGCCCCGGCACCCCTGCATGGCGCCGTTACTGATAATCAGCAAGAAACGCGAGCACCTGGGGCAAGGAGGCCTCCAGCAGTTGCAACTGGCGCTCTGCCTCGGCCACATCGGCCTGTTTGCTGGCCATCTCCAGCGCCATCACCTGCTGATAACTCGGTATGGCGCCATAGCTGCCACAGGATGATTTCATGCTGTGCGCCACCCGAGCCAAAGCCTCCCACTCCCCCTGCTCATAGAGGGGTCTGAGCTGACTCAGCTGCTCGCCCACCTCTTCAATAAAGACTGCGATGACCACGGGCAGCATATCCTGACCGATATCCTCTGCCAGCTGCTGCAACACCTTGCGATCCACCCACTCCATGCGAGGCTCCTCCAGAACGGTATTCAAACAGACCATACTATAGATAGTTTTCGATGTCGTGGCTCACGACCAAGCAGTGAGGGAGCACCCGATTGGATGGCTCAGGGAATAAAGTGGCAAAAAATGTGATCAGTATCGAAATAGCGATGCTGAAACGCCCCTCAAGACAACAACTTGATTGCCAAAAATTAACAATCGATCAACACTCAATGCCGTCAGAGTGATGATGCTCAGCAACACCTCTCATCCCTTTTGCCTTTTATGGCTGCTGCGAAGAACCAGGGTAGGTATCTACCCTGGTATTTTTTTATCTTGCCCAAGCGCAACCCGATTGGTCGCCACCCGCTCCCCCATGCGAAACAGATTGAATTCGCCGGGCGCCATTTTGACCCAATTCTCATTGCCGGTCAGCGGACGGGTGGTGATCAGGGTCACCACATCGTTGGGGGTGGTCTCGCTTTGAAAGTCGATCACCACCTCCTCATCCAGCAGGCTCGCCTCGCCAAATGGCGCACAACGGGTCAGCCAGTGCAGGTTGTTGGTGCAGTAGCTCATCACATACTCCCCGTCCGAGAGCAGCATGTTGAATACCCCGAACGCTCTGAGCTCGTCACACAAGGTGGCGAGATAGCGAAACATGGCGGGAAAGTTGGCCGGACGCTTGGGATATTTTTGCTCCAGCCGGTCGAGCAGCCAGCAGAAGGCGTGCTCGCTGTCGGTATCCCCTACCGGACGGTGGCGACCGGTTGGCAGCTTCTTGTAACCGGTCAGCTGACCGTTGTGAGCGAAGGTCCAGTAACGGCCCCACAGCTCACGGGTAAAGGGGTGGGTATTTTCCAGCGACACGCAGCCACGGTTGGCCTGCCGAATGTGGCTGACCACGGCGCAGCTCTTGATGGGCAGCGCCTGTACCAGTCTGGCGATGGGAGATTGGGCACTGGGCTCGGGATCCTTGAAGGTGCGAAAGCCCTTCCCCTCGTAGAAGGTGATCCCCCAGCCATCCTTGTGGGGCCCTGTCTTGCCGCCGCGCAGCATCAAACCGGTAAAGCTGAAGCAGATATCGGTCGGCACATTGGCACTCATGCCGAGCAGTTCGCACATATCCGGCAGACTCCTTTCATGATTTGGCTTGTGTCATGTTCGACCAGCACACTGGTTCGACAGACAGCAGGGGAAGGCGCAATTCCTTCCCCTGTGGCAGCAACCGGTCGATGACAAAACATCAACCTGTGATGCCCTTGTCCGGTAGCGTGGCCTGATTACTTGGCCATCTCTTTTTCGACCAGCTGGATCAGGATGTGGATCACCTTGATGTGCACTTCCTGAATACGGTCGGCATAGCCAAAGTGCGGAACCCGGATCTCGACATCCGCCAGGCCTGCCATCTTGCCGCCATCCTTGCCGGTCAGAGCGATCACTTTCATCCCTTTGGCGCGGGCAGCCTCGATGGCTTTCAGGATATTGCCGGAGTTGCCGCTGGTGGAGATACCAAGCAGCACGTCGCCACGGCGGCCGACCGCTTCTACGTAACGGGAGAAGACATAGTCATAGCCAAAGTCGTTGGAGACGCAGGAGAGGTGGCTCGGATCGGAGATGGCGATACCGGCGTAACCCGGGCGGTTCTCGCGATAGCGACCGGTCAGCTCTTCGGCAAAGTGCATGGCGTCACAGTGGGAACCACCGTTGCCACAAGAGAGCACCTTGCCCTCTTCCTTGAAAGAGTCAGCCAGCAGTTTGGCGGCCGCTTCGATGTTTTTCAGGTTCTGCTCATCAGCCAGGAAGGCCTGCAGCACGCTGGCAGCTTCGGTCAGTTCATTGCGGATCAATTCTTGGTACATGATGTCTCTTCCACTGTTTTTAGTGTGCGTGTAGATCGCGGCTATTCTCGCACAAGCGAATCGCACAGTCGCCCCCCTGCGAGCCACAGCGCTGGCGGCGCGTGAGCGTTATGGGGATCACAGAGAGAAGGTAATGAAGATGTAAACAGCTTGATAACTTTGTGCGTATGAATTACAACAGGGGCCATATCCAACAGGTCAGACCTCTGGATGAGTTACACCAAGTTGGCACATTTATACACGCAAGGAGCAAGCAATGACGACGACCCTCACTCTGCTCGGGGTGATCCTGGTTATCGGAGCCCTGGCCTATCGCCGGGCATCCCTGTTCATCTCCACCCTGGTCACCGGCGCCGCCCTGGCGCTTGGCGCCATCTATGGTCATGTGCCCTTGCTGGTATGGGCGCTGTTCGCGGTGATCGCCATCCCGCTCAATCTGGTGGAGTTTCGGCGCAATCAAATAACCAAGCCGCTGTTCAAGATCTACAAATCGATCATGCCGGAGATGTCCCGCACCGAGAAAGAAGCGATCGAAGCGGGCACCACCTGGTGGGAAGCCGATCTGTTCGCGGGCAACCCGGACTGGAAAAAACTGCACGCCATTCCGGTCAGCACCCTATCTGCCGAAGAACAGGCCTTTATGGATGGTCCGGTCGAGGAAGTGTGCCGCATGGTGAGCGACTGGGAAGTGACCCACGAGCGCGCGGATCTCTCCCCCGAGGTGTGGCAATACCTGAAGGACAACAAGTTCTTCGCCATGATCATCAAGAAGAAATATGGCGGTCTGGAGTTCTCGGCCTACGCCCAGTCCTGCGTCCTGCAAAAACTGTGCGGAGCCAGCGCCGTGCTCGCCTCCACCGTCGGCGTGCCCAACTCGCTGGGCCCGGGCGAACTGCTGCAGCACTATGGCACCGACGAGCAGAAAGATTACTACCTGCCCCGCCTGGCGGTAGGTAAAGAGATCCCCTGCTTCGCCCTGACCAGCCCGGAAGCGGGCTCTGACGCCGGCTCCATCCCCGACTTCGGTATCGTCTGCAAGGGTGAGTGGGAAGGAAAAGAGGTGCTCGGTATGCGCCTCACCTGGAACAAGCGCTACATCACGCTCGCCCCTATCGCCACCGTCTTGGGTCTCGCCTTCAAACTGCGTGATCCGGAACACCTGTTGGGGGATGAGGAAGAGCTTGGCATCACCTGCGCCCTCATTCCCACTCACATCAAGGGGGTCGGCATCGGCCGTCGCCACTTCCCGCTCAACGTGCCGTTCCAGAACGGCCCGACCCAGGGCAAGGATGTGTTCGTCCCGCTCGATTTCATCATCGGTGGCCCGGCCATGGCTGGTCAGGGCTGGCGCATGCTGGTCGAGTGTCTGTCGGTTGGCCGCGGCATCACATTGCCCTCCAACAGCACAGGTGGCGTCAAGATGCTGGCCCTGGCGAGCGGCGCCTATAGCCGCATCCGTCGCCAGTTCAAGCTGCCCATCGGCAAGATGGAAGGGATTGAAGAGCCGCTGGCCCGCATCGGTGGCAACGCCTACATCATGGGCGCCGCAGCCAACCTGACCGTGACCGGCATCGACCTTGGCGAGAAGCCCTCGGTCATCTCCGCCATCGTCAAATACCACCTCACCGACCGTGCCCAGAAGTGCATCATCGATGCCATGGACATCCACGGCGGCAAAGCCATCTGCATGGGCCCCAACAACTATCTGGCCCGTGGCTATCAGGGTGCGCCCATCGCCGTTACGGTAGAAGGGGCCAACATCCTGACACGCAGCATGATCATCTATGGTCAGGGCGCTATCCGCTGCCACCCGTATGTACTGCCGGAGATGCTGGCTGCCAGCCACCCGGATAAAGAGCAGGCGCTGAAAGATTTCGACAAGGCAGTATTCAGCCACGTCGGCTTTGCCATCAGCAACTTGGTGCGCAGCTTCTGGCTCGGTATCACCGGCGCCCGCTTTGCCGCTTCACCGTACAAGGATCAGACCAAGGGCTACTACCAGCAACTCTCCCGCCTTTCGGCCAACCTGGCGTTCCTGTCAGACATGGCGATGGGCACCCTGGGTGGCGAGCTCAAGCGCAAGGAGCGGGTCTCCGCACGTCTTGGCGACGTGCTGAGCCAGCTTTATCTGGCCTCCAGCGCCCTCAAGCGCTATCAGGATGAGGGACGCCAGCAGGCCGATCTGCCGCTGCTGCACTGGGCACTGCAAGATGCCATGTTCAAGGCACAAGAGGCGATCGACGAGCTGCTTCGCAACTTCCCGAACCGCTGGATTGGTCTGGCCCTTCGCGCCGTGGTGCTGCCGCTTGGCCGTGACCTGAACCGTCCGTGCGACAAGCTGGACCAGCAAGTGGCCCGCCTGCTGCAAACCCCGAGCGAAACCCGCAGCCGCCTGGCCAAGGGGCAATACCTGACTCGCGAAGAGGGCAACCCCTTCGGTCTGCTGGAGCAGGCGCTCGATGACGTACTGTCCGCCGAGCCGCTGTTCGAGAAAGTCTGCAAGGCTGATGGCATCAAGCGCCCCTTCCTGGCGCTGGACAAGGTGGCCGACATTGGCCTGGCCGCTGGCGTACTGACCCAGAGCGAAGCCGAGCTGCTGCGCCGCGCCGAAGTGAGTCGCCTGCGCACCATCAACGTCGATGATTTTGACCCCATCGATCTGGTGGCCAACAAGAAGCTGTTTGAAGCCTCTGCTTACCATCACGCGGCCTGATAGCCAGCTATCGACAACGCCTCCCTTGTGGAGGCGTTTTTTATGGACGCTCACCACTTTTCACGACCCCCGCAGCCACCACTCGCACTCACAGCTCCCCCGACCAGCTGCAGCCCCCGTGTGGTCAGCCGGGAAAAAAGGCACAATAGCCGACAAATCGAATCACCAAGGAAGCCAGGATGACCCTTGAGCACCTGATCCAGTGGCGCCGCGACCTGCACCGTCTGCCGGAAGCGGCCTGGAAAGAGTTTCGTACCACCAGCCTGATTGCCCACCATCTGAATGAACTTGGCTATCACATCCTGCTGGGCGACAAGCTGCTGGCAAGCAATCTGATGATGGGGCGCGATGTCGATGTGGCGGCCGAGAAAGCCCGCGCCCGCCGTCAGGGTGCCCATCCCGACTGGCTGGAGCGGATCGGCGACGTGACCGGGCTGATGGGAGAGCTGGATA
Proteins encoded in this region:
- the fadE gene encoding acyl-CoA dehydrogenase FadE; this encodes MTTTLTLLGVILVIGALAYRRASLFISTLVTGAALALGAIYGHVPLLVWALFAVIAIPLNLVEFRRNQITKPLFKIYKSIMPEMSRTEKEAIEAGTTWWEADLFAGNPDWKKLHAIPVSTLSAEEQAFMDGPVEEVCRMVSDWEVTHERADLSPEVWQYLKDNKFFAMIIKKKYGGLEFSAYAQSCVLQKLCGASAVLASTVGVPNSLGPGELLQHYGTDEQKDYYLPRLAVGKEIPCFALTSPEAGSDAGSIPDFGIVCKGEWEGKEVLGMRLTWNKRYITLAPIATVLGLAFKLRDPEHLLGDEEELGITCALIPTHIKGVGIGRRHFPLNVPFQNGPTQGKDVFVPLDFIIGGPAMAGQGWRMLVECLSVGRGITLPSNSTGGVKMLALASGAYSRIRRQFKLPIGKMEGIEEPLARIGGNAYIMGAAANLTVTGIDLGEKPSVISAIVKYHLTDRAQKCIIDAMDIHGGKAICMGPNNYLARGYQGAPIAVTVEGANILTRSMIIYGQGAIRCHPYVLPEMLAASHPDKEQALKDFDKAVFSHVGFAISNLVRSFWLGITGARFAASPYKDQTKGYYQQLSRLSANLAFLSDMAMGTLGGELKRKERVSARLGDVLSQLYLASSALKRYQDEGRQQADLPLLHWALQDAMFKAQEAIDELLRNFPNRWIGLALRAVVLPLGRDLNRPCDKLDQQVARLLQTPSETRSRLAKGQYLTREEGNPFGLLEQALDDVLSAEPLFEKVCKADGIKRPFLALDKVADIGLAAGVLTQSEAELLRRAEVSRLRTINVDDFDPIDLVANKKLFEASAYHHAA
- a CDS encoding class II glutamine amidotransferase, producing the protein MCELLGMSANVPTDICFSFTGLMLRGGKTGPHKDGWGITFYEGKGFRTFKDPEPSAQSPIARLVQALPIKSCAVVSHIRQANRGCVSLENTHPFTRELWGRYWTFAHNGQLTGYKKLPTGRHRPVGDTDSEHAFCWLLDRLEQKYPKRPANFPAMFRYLATLCDELRAFGVFNMLLSDGEYVMSYCTNNLHWLTRCAPFGEASLLDEEVVIDFQSETTPNDVVTLITTRPLTGNENWVKMAPGEFNLFRMGERVATNRVALGQDKKIPG
- the lpcA gene encoding D-sedoheptulose 7-phosphate isomerase; amino-acid sequence: MYQELIRNELTEAASVLQAFLADEQNLKNIEAAAKLLADSFKEEGKVLSCGNGGSHCDAMHFAEELTGRYRENRPGYAGIAISDPSHLSCVSNDFGYDYVFSRYVEAVGRRGDVLLGISTSGNSGNILKAIEAARAKGMKVIALTGKDGGKMAGLADVEIRVPHFGYADRIQEVHIKVIHILIQLVEKEMAK
- a CDS encoding Hpt domain-containing protein — protein: MEWVDRKVLQQLAEDIGQDMLPVVIAVFIEEVGEQLSQLRPLYEQGEWEALARVAHSMKSSCGSYGAIPSYQQVMALEMASKQADVAEAERQLQLLEASLPQVLAFLADYQ